ATGGCCGGGGTGTAGAACTGGAAGTTGTTGCGGCCCAGCTTCTTGGCGCGGTACATCGCGATATCCGCGTGTTCGATCAGGCTCTCGGCCGGGGTGCCGTCGCTCGGATAGGCCGCCACGCCGATGCTGCAGGTGACGAAGAATTCCTTGGGCCCCAGCATCACCGGCTGGGCCACCGAATCCATCACCCGCTGCACGATGTCCGCGGACAGCGGCTGGTCCTCGTGCTGCGACAGGATCACCACGAATTCGTCGCCCGACAGGCGCGCCACGGTGTCGGTGTCGCGCAGGCTCGAACGCAGGCGCGCCGCGACCGTCATCAGGAGCACGTCGCCGGCCTTGTGGCCCATGCTGTCGTTGACGAACTTGAAGCGGTCCAGGTCGATCAGCATCACCCACACCGGATGGCCGCTGCGGTTCGCGTAAGCGACCGCCTGGCCGAGGCGGTCCTGCAGCAGCGAACGGTTGGGCAGGCCGGTCAGCACGTCGTGCTGGGCCACATGGTGCACGCGCTGCTCGGTGATCTTGCGCGCCGTGATGTCGCTGCCGGTGCCGCGGTAGCCGGTGAAACGGCCGGCATCGTCGAATATCGGCTGGCCGCTGACGCAGTACCAGCGCTCCTCGCCATTGTCATCGAGCGAGCGGTATTCCATGTTGCGGAAGGGCTCGCGCGCCTCGATGGCGGCAAGGTGCTCGCGGCCGGCATCGCTGTCGGCCAGGCTGCCCACCAGCTCCGCACGGGTCCTGCCGAGGATGCGCTCGACGGCGATCCCGGATTTTTCCGTGAAGTGGCCGGTCAGGGCGACGAATCGCAGCTGCGCGTCCTGCTCCCAGTACCAGTCGGACGACATCGCGACCAGCTGGCGGAAGCGCTGCTCACTTTCCTGCAGCGCCTTTTCGGTGCGCTTCCTGGCCAGCACGTCGTCGATCAGGCGCTGGTTGCTCAGCTTCAGGTCGGCGGTGCGTTCGCGCACCAGTTCCTGCACCTTGCGTGCGCGCTGGCCGGCGGCCTGCACGAAGGCGGCCAGCAGCAGGGTCGACAGCAGGCCGCCGGCCGCCAGCAGGGTCGAGGCCAGGTGGTCGGCCAGGTAGGGCCGGGGCGCCGCGGCGGCTTCCACGGTCCAGGTCTGGCCCGCGGCCACGAAACGGTCGAGCATGCGCGCTGCCGGACGGGCCAGCCAGCTTAGCGGCGGCAGTTCCGGCGCGCCGGCTTCGCCCGGCTCGTGGTTGGCGTACACCATGGCGCCCGCTGCGGACTGGGGGCCGAGGTAGAGTTTGAGCAGGATGCTGCGGTCTTCCAGCAGGCCGGCGCGCGCCAGCGTGGAACGTGCCAGGGTCTGGATCTCGATCACGGCGGCGGTGTCGCCCAGCAGGCGGCCGGCCGGGCCGTAGACCGGCATCACCACTTCGAAGCTGGGCTGGCCGTCAGGGGCCTGGGCCAGGCGCAGCAGGCCGGTCGCGGAGGCGCGCCCGCTGGCGTGGGCGCGCGCCAGGGCCCGCGCCACTTCGCCGTTTTCGCCCACGTTCAGGCCGAAGGCCGGCTCGTTGCCCTGTATTGGTTCGAGGTAGTCGACGACGTTGTAGTGCGGCCGGCGCGGCGCCTGCACCAGCCGGCCGTCGACCATTTCGCGCAGCACGGTGCCGGGGCGGATCCGCTGCAGCTCGGCTTCAAACGCGGCGCGATCGGCGTCCTGCACCGCGCGGTGGAAGTTGAAGGCCTTGATATAGGGATTGCGCAGCAGCAGCGGGATGGTGAAATCGTGGAACTGCGAGCGCGTCACCGGCTGCACGGTGGTGAACAGCTGGTTGGTGACGTTCAGGACCTCGATCGCCTCGTCCATGCCCTGCCGCAGGGCGGCCACGCGCACGTTCGCGCCTTGTTCGAAGGCCAGCGTCTGGTTGTCGATCTCGAGCCGCTTCACCGCCAGCGTCAGCACGGCGGTGGTGGCCAGGCCGCCACCAAGCGTGAGGGCCGCCGCAAGCGTGAGCGAAAGCTGGAGTCGGCGACGCGGCATCCGGGATCCTATAAAAAGTACTTGCCTGAGGGAATTAGACCGGCCAAGTTTGTCACACAAACGGTTGTTTCCGCAAACAAATTGTCACGCGCAAGCCTGTGCTGCGGGCAGGTGTGGCTAGGCAAAAACAGACCGCGATGCCAGACGCATAAGAATCAGGCGCACGCATAGACGGTTCACTATCTCCAGCCGCCGGGTGGGCAGCCAGGGCATGGGGCGTTTCTGCGTGGCGGCGCCGGCGAACACGATGCGGTTGTTGCCGGCCGCCTTGTCGAGCCGGCAAAGGCGGCCGTCGAAGACCCGGTCCAGGGCATCCAGCACGGCGTCGTGGCGCGGGTCGTAGCTGAACACATTCGCTGCCAGCACGCCGTCGGAGGCCAGCAGGCGCCGGCAGTCTTCGTAGAAGCCGCGGCTGGACAGGGCCGGGGGCAGGCCGGCGGCGTCGAAGCCGTCGGCCACGATCACGTCGAAACAGGCGCCGCCTGCGCGGGCCGCACCCGCGATCCACTCGGCGGCGTCGGCATGGATGACCTGGAAGCGGGCGTCGTCGGGCGGCAGCAGGAACTGGTCGCGCAGGGCGATCACGTCGGCACTCAGCTCGAGCACGGTGATGCGGCTGGCGGGGAAGTGGCGGTGGCAGAAGCGGGCCATCGAGCCGCCGCCCAGTCCGATCATGAGAATGTGGCGGGGGCGGGGCACGAACAGGGCGAAGCACATCATGGCGCGTGTATAGGCCAGCAGCAGCGCGCTCGGCCGGGACAGCCGCATCGCGCTCTGGATGTCGCCGGGCGTGAACTCCAGGGTGCGGCAGTCGCCCCGGGTACGGACCAGCGGCTTCGGTAGGTTCGGCATGGCCCCAGTATACGATGAGCGGCGCGGCGAGACCGGTTCGGCTTGTTGCAGAGGATAAGTTTCTGATAAGCTGGCCGCCGCAGCCTGACGGAGACCCCATGTTCCTGGACCATCCCACCATCACCGCCACCAACAGCCAGACCGAGCCCGACCGCATCGAGCGGCTCGACCGCGTCTATGGCTATGCGATGGCGCTGGCCGACGTGGATGGCGACGGCGGCTTCGTCGACCGGCTGACCCAGATCCACGACCACAAGGGCACCCTGATCGTGTTCTGGCGGGAAGCGCCGAGCGCCACGCAGATCGCGTACTGGGCGCGGGCCTGGTCCAGCAAGGTCGGCGACGGCAGCACCGCCGTGGTCCACGAGTTCTGAGGCGGCCATGGATTCCACCACCATCGTCCTCGCGCTGGCCCTGGGTAACCTGGCGATCTGCGCCGCATTATTCTTCTTCGAACATGGCGATGGACGCCCGGCGGCCCTGTCGACCTGGGGCTGGTCGCGCCAGATGCAGGCGGCCGGCTGGCTGCTGCTGGCGATCGGCGGCGTCAACGTGGTCCCCGAGCGGCTGGCGCTGCCGGTGGCCTACGGCCTGGTGATCGCCGGCGTGGCCTGGGAGGCGGGCGCGTTGTGGGAGCGTGCCGGCGGACGGCGCTGGCGCAGGTTCACGACCCCGGCGCTGGCGGTGGCGGTGGCCGCCTTCCTGCTGTGCTATTGGGTCGACGAGATCGGCCTGCGCGCGCTGGCCGCTTCGCTGATCCTCGCCGCCTTTTATCTTTCGGCCGCCATCGCCCTCGCGCGCGGCTGGGCCCGGGCCTCGATGCTGCGCCGCTTCCTGGCGCTGGCGACCGCGCTGCTGGCGCTGGTGGTCGGCGCGCGCGGCGCGCTGGTGCTGCTGGCGCCGTCCGGCTGGGGCTGGATGAGCAACGAGCTGCTGCGCCAGCTGTATTCCGGCGCCCTGTACCTGCTGATGCTGCTGGGGGCCTTCGGCTGGCTGCTGCTGGGCCGCGAAAGCCTGCAGGACGAGCTGGCGCGCCTGGAAGTGGTGGACCCGCTGCTGGACGTGACCAACCGCCGCGGCTTCTTCCAGATGCTGGCGCCGTGGATGGCGCTGGCGCGCCGCCCCGGTCCGCCGACCGCGCTGGTGCTGTTCGACCTCGACCAGTTCAAGCGCGTCAACGACAGCTACGGCCACCCGGCCGGCGACGTCGTGCTGCGCACCCTGCTCGACGCCTGCAAGCGCCAGCTGCGCGACAGCGACCAGCTGGCGCGCCTGGTCGGCGTCGAGTTCGCGATCCTGCTGCCGCGCACCGGCCTCGACGACGCCGTCATGGTCGCCGAGCGCATGCGCGCCGCGATCGCCGCAACCCCGGTCAAGACCGAACGGGCCCTGATCACGCTGAGCGCGAGCTTCGGCGTCACCACCATCCGCGCCGACGACAGCAGCGTGACCCTGCTGGGGCGCGCCGACGACGCCCTGCGCGCCGCCAAGGACGGCGGACGCAACCGGGTCGAGCTGGCGCCGCCGGCGCCGGCCGTTCCCGCCGAGGCCTGACATGGCCAGCGGCGCTGTCATCGAAGCGTCATGCGGTTCCGCTATCGTGGCGCCGTCTACCCCGCCGGAGCTTTCATGAACGAGCATCTTCCCGATCCGTCCGCGCCGACCTACGCCGCCCTGGTGCTCGGCTCGGACAGCTTCCGCCTGCTGGTGGCCAGCTACCGCGAAGGCGTCCCGGTGGCGCTGGACGGCGAACACGTGCCGCTGCGCCTGGCCGCCAGCCTCGACGCCAGCGGCTGCCTGAGCCAGGACGCCATGCGCGACGCACTGGCCTGCGTGGCTCGCCTGCGCGAGCGCCTGTGCGCGCGGCCGCTCGCCGCCGTGCGCACGGTCGCCACCTCGACGCTGCGGATGGCCCGCAATGCCCACCTGTTCCTGCCGGCGGCCCAGCAGGCCCTCGGCCATGAGGTGCGGGTGCTGTCCGGCGAAGAGGAAGCCGCGCTGACCTGGATGGGCGTGGCCGGCGCCGCCCCGGGCGGCACGCGTGCGCTGGTGCTGAGCATCGGCGGCGGCTCGACCCAGTTCGCGCTGGGGCAGGACATGCGCATCGAACGGGCCGGTTCGGTGGCGCTGGGCACGGTGCGCCAGGCCCTGACCTTCTTCGGCAACGGCCGCATCGACGCGGTCTCCTTCGCGGCCGCGGTGGCCTCGGCGCGCGTGCGCCTGGCCGATCATGCGGCCTACTACGGGCCGGAGGCGCGCGACTGCGCATACGGCGCGTCCGGCACGGTCCGTACCTTGGCCCGGCTGGCGCGCGAGAACGGCGCCGACTGCGGCGCGAACGGCGCCATCGACCGCGCCGGCCTCGAACTGCTCGGCGCCCGGGTGCTGGAGCAGGCCGGGGGCGGACGCCCGCTGGCCGGGCTCGGGCGCCTGCTGCTGCGCGATGTCGCCGCTGCGCTGGCGATCCTGATCGCGCTGATGGAAGAGCTGGACATCGACCGCCTGCTGGAAACCGATGCCGGGCTGCGGCATGGGCTGGTGCACGACCTGCACCGGCGGCGGCAGGCGCTGCCGGCCTGAGATCGGGCGAAAGCGGGCGGCGCGCGCGCTCCGGCTTCCGGATCGGCGTCAAATCGACTATATTGTTTGGTTTGTTTGACGATGGAGCACGGGATGGCGAAGACAACAGCCGCCGGCGCCGGCGCGAAAGCGGCGCGCGCGCAAGCAGCAGAGGCTTCCACGCGGCCAGCCAGGGCGGCCGGTACGACGGCCGCAAGGAAAACCGCGGCCGTGAAGACCGCCAGGACCGCCAGGAGCACCGGCACTGCCGTAGCCAAGGCCGCGCCGGCCGCGCGCAAGCCGGCCGCGCCGCAACCGGCGGCGTCCAGGCCGGTGAAGCCGCCGGCCAAGGCGGCGGCGAAGAAGCCGGCTGCAAGGAATCCGTCCCCGTCGAAGCCGGCGTCCAGGGTCGCCAGGGCGGCCGCAAAGGCCGTCGCCGGGCCGGCCCCGAAAGGGCGCGCGAGCCGGGCAGGGGAGCTTGCCCGTCCCGATGCGGCGGCCCAGGCGCGGCCCACGCTGGTGCGCGACAGCTTTACCATGCCGGAGCAGGAATATGCCGTGCTCGGCGCGGTCAAGCAGGCTTGCCTGAAAGCCGGCTTCGAAGTCAAGAAGAGCGAACTGCTGCGCATCGGCGTGGCCCTGCTCGGCCAGCTCGACGTGGCCAGCCTGCGCGCGGTGCTGGGCGGATTGCCCCAGCTGAAGACCGGACGTCCCCCCGTCGAATAAGCGCGCTGGCCTTCAGGTGCTCAGTGCGTGGTTCGTCCCGCCGGGGTGTTCGCCCGCGCCTCGGCCGTCAGCTCCTTCAGTTCGCGGATCGGGATATTCGATTTCTCGTGCATCCTCAGCAGGATGGTGGCGCCCACGTTCAGCTTGCGGTGCCGGATCTTGCTGATGATGGGCGGCTGCACTTCGAGGACGCGGCACAATTCGGCATCGTTCTTCAACTGCATGCGCTGGATCAAGGTGTCGAGCAAGGGATTGGGAACGAAGCTCGACGGCTCCATGGCCCGGGCCCGGTGCATCGCCTCGAGCAGCTCCTGTTTTTTCTGTCGTACGCTCATGAACTTCCTCCGTAATTGGATGGACATTCAAGACACACACCGACTGTTTTGGAGGTGGAGCATGCAGCGCTCCTTGCCCGACCGTATTTGAGTGGCTTATGCTGGGTGGGTTTGTTGGAATGCTACTACGAATTTGACAAGGTTGACGCACTGTTCATGAATAAAAGCTTATAACGTGCGTCTTTCTTCGCGGAATTTACGTTAATTCCAGTCCGGAGCGCGTCAGGACGAGGACCCGGTCCGCCATCGCGGCGGCGGCGTGCGAGTGGGTGACCATGATGGCGCCGGCGCCGCTCTGGCGGATCTCGTCGCGCAGCAGGTGCAGGATGCCGTCGGCGGTCTCGGGATCGAGGTTGCCGGTCGGCTCGTCGGCCAGCAGCAGGGCGGGGCGGTGCACCAGGGCGCGCGCGATCGCCACGCGCTGCAGCTCGCCGCCGGACAGCTGGCGCGGGAAGTCGGCGCCGCGTCCCTGCAGGCCGACGGCATCCAGCATGGCGCGCGCGCGGCCGGTGTCGACGGCGCCGTTCAGCAGCAGCGGCAGCGCCACGTTCTGTTCCAGCGTCAGGTGCGGCAGCACGTGGAAGGCCTGGAAGATGAAGCCCATGCGGCTGCGCCGGAGCCGCGTGGCGGCATCGTCGTCGAGCGCCGACATCGGCACGCCGTCGACCACCACCTGGCCGCTGTCGGGCGCATCGAGCCCGGCGATCAAGTTGAGCAGGGTCGATTTGCCGACCCCGGATTCCCCCATCACGGCAACGAATTCGCCGGGCGCGAAGCGGTGCGAGAGCTGCGCCAGCACGGTGCGGCCGCCGTAGGATTTGGAGAGGTCGACGAGTTCGAGCATAGGCCGCTACTCTAGCATGCATGGCTGGCGTCAGCCGGGACCCGATTCGCGTATGATGGAAAGAACGTCAACATCCTGGGGACTCACCGATGCTGAACCATCACAAGGAAGCGCCTGACCCGGCGGCCCTCGACAACACCCTCGACACCTCGGCCGAAACCCTGCGGCTGCGGGCCGAGCTGGAGGCGGGCCTGCGCGCACGCGATGCCTGTATCTCGCCGAAGTTCCTGTACGACGCCCTTGGCTCGAAGCTGTTCGAGGCGATCTGCGAAGTGCCCGAGTACTATCCGACCCGCACCGAAGCGGCCATCTTCGAGCGCCACGGCGCCGAGATCGCGCGCGCCGTCGGCACCGGCTCGACCCTGATCGACCTCGGCGCCGGCAACTGCGCCAAGGCGGCGCGCCTGTTCCCGCTGCTGCACCCGGCCCAGTACGTGCCGGTCGATATCTCGGCCGACTTCCTGCAGGACGCCGTCGAGCGCCTGCAGCAGCGCTTCCGCCACATCGAGATGAATGCCCTCGGCATGGACTTTTCCGGCGGCGACTGGCGCCTGCCGGACGTGGTGCGCCATGAGCGCCGCCTGTTCTTCTATCCCGGCTCCTCGATCGGCAACTTCACGCCGGACGATGCGCTGGCCTTCCTGCGCCGCGTGCGCGCGCAGTGCGGCGCCGACGGCGGCATCCTGATCGGCATCGACCTGGCCAAGGAACACGCGGTGCTGGACGCCGCCTACGACGACGCGCTGGGCGTCACGGCCGCATTCAACCTGAACGTGCTGCGCCACGCCAACCGCCTGCTGGGCGCCGACTTCGACATCCGCGCCTGGCGCCACCACGGCTTCTACAACGAGCGCATGGGGCGGGTCGAGATGCACCTCGAATCGAGGAGCAGCCAGCAGGTCAGCTGGCAGGGCGGCGCGCGCCGCTTCGAGGCCGGCGAATGCATCCACACCGAGAACAGCTACAAGTACCGCCCGAGCGCCGCCGTCGGACTGCTGGAGCAGGCCGGCTTCGCCGCCGCCGGCGTCTGGACCGACGAACGCGGATGGTTCGCCGTGATCCACGCGCGCGCGATCCCGCCGGGCGCCATGCACTGACAGGCAGGCAGAGGACATCATGGGAGCGAACGAACACCGCCAGGCCCGCGAATTCGAGCAGGTGCGCCAGCGCTCGGTGCACCTGGCCGAGCCGCTGTCGCCGGAGGACTGCTGCGCGCAGTCGATGCCGGACGCCAGCCCGGTCAAATGGCACCTGGCCCACACCACCTGGTTCTTCGAGACCTTCATCCTGGAGCCGCGCGAGCACGACTGGCGGCCCTTCCATCCGGCCTTCCGGGTGCTGTTCAACTCCTACTACAACGGCGTCGGCGACAAGCACCCGCGCCCGCAGCGCGGCCTGCTCACGCGTCCGGCCTTCGACGAGGTGCTGGCCTGGCGCCGCGATGTCGACGCCCGCATCGCGCGCCTGCTGCACGAGAGGCCCGAGGACGGCGAGCTGGCCGCGCTGGTGGAACTCGGCATGCAGCACGAGCAGCAGCACCAGGAGCTGATCCTCACCGACCTGAAGCACCTGCTGGCGCAGAACCCGCTGTATCCGGCCTATCTCGCTTCGGCGCTGCCGGAGTCCTGTCCGGCGGGCGCGCTGGCCTGGCTGGACTTCGAAGGCGGCCTGGCCGAGATCGGCCACCGCGGCCCCGGATTCTGCTTCGACAACGAGCTGCCGCGCCACCGCCAGTATCTCGCGCCCTTCCAGCTGGCCTCGCGCCTGGCGACCAACGGCGAGTACCTGGAATTCGTCGAGGCCGGCGGCTACCGCGACCCGAGCCTGTGGCTGTCCGAGGGCTGGGACCGGGTCTGCAGCGGCGAGATCGGCCAGCCCTTCTACTGGCGCAAGGAGAACGGCCAGTGGCTGGAGTTCACGCTGCACGGACTGCAGCCGCTCGATCCCGCGCGTCCGGTCACCCATGTGTCGCTGTACGAGGCCGACGCCTACGCGCGCTGGCGCGGCGCGCGCCTGCCGACCGAGGCGGAATGGGAATTCGCGGCGCGCGACGTCGCCATCGCCTGCGGCGACCTGCACCCGCGCGCGGCCGGCAGCGATGGCCTGGCGCAGATGTTCGGCGAATGCTGGCAGTGGACCAGCAGCAGCTATGCGCCCTATCCGGGCTATGCGCCGGCGGCCGGCGCGCTGGGCGAGTACAACGGCAAATTCATGATCAACCAGTACGTGCTGCGCGGTTCGTCCTGCGCGACCCCGCACGGCCACGCGCGCGCCAGCTACCGCAACTTCTTCCCGGCAGGCAGCCGCTGGCAGTTTACCGGCATCAGGCTGGCCCGATGAAATTCACGCGGGGCCAGCGCCTGCGGCTGCTGAACCGGCGCGCGAACGCCTACATCGTGGGCCATCCGCTCGCCTTCACGCTGGGCGTCCTGAAATGCTTCCGCGCCAACCAGGGCCTGCTGCTGGCGGGCGCGGTCGCCTATTACGCGCTGCTGTCGATCGTGCCTTTCCTGATGCTGGCGGTGGTGGTGCTGTCGCACTTCCTCGACGAGGCCGAACTGCTGCTGACCCTGCGCCGCTACCTGGAACTGCTGGTGCCCGGCCAGTCGGCGTCCATCGTGGCCGAGGTCGCGCACTTCCTCGACGCCCGCGACGTGATCACCTGGGTGCTGGCCGCCACCATGCTGTTCTTCAGCTCCTTCGCCTTCACGGTGCTGGAAAACGCGATGAGCGTGATCTTCGTGCACCGCGTCGCCGTGCGGCGGCGCCACTTCCTGGTGTCGGCGCTGCTCCCGTACTGTTACATCCTGGCGCTGGGCTTCGGCGTGATGATCGTGACCCTGGTGGCCGGCAGCCTGCAGGTGATCGGCACCGAGAGCGTCGACCTGTTCGGTTACAAATGGTCGCTGCACGGCGTGTCCGGGGCCCTCCTGTACCTGCTCGGCCTGGCCGGCGAGATCCTGGTGCTGACCTCGATCTACATGGTGATGCCGGTGGGCCGGCTGTCGCTGTCGCACGCGCTGGTCGGCGGCGTGACCGCGACGCTTCTGTGGGAAGTCGCGCGCCACGTGCTGGTGTGGTACTTCTCGACCCTGTCCAAGGTGAACGTGGTGTACGGCTCGATGAGCACCGCCATCGTGGTCATGTTCAGCCTCGAGATCGGCGCCGCGCTGCTGCTGTTCGGGGCGCAGGTGATCGCCGAGTACGAGCGCGTGGGGCAGGGCGGGACCAGCGGCGAAGCGAAGAAGATGGAGACCCGGCCAGAGGCCTGAGCGGGTGGCGCTAGACGCCGCCCTTCAGGGCCAGCGGCAGCGCCCGCGCCCAGCGGTTCGAGGACAGCGAAAAGCTCAGCGCCCGCACCTGGTGATACCAGCCGGCCGGCACGTACAGCATGTCGCCCGGCTCGACCACGACCTCGACGATGGCCGCCTGGCGCGCCAGCGGAAAGGCCTCGAAGTCCGGCGCTTCCGGATCGAAGGCGGAGCCGAACAGCACCGGATTGGCTTCCCGTGTGTACAGGAATTCGTCGTGGTGCGGCGGCGCCAGGAAGATCCGCTTGCTGCCCCAGATCTGCGCGAAGATGTTGTCGTCGTAGTCGCAGTGCAGCGGCGTCACCGTGCGCGCGGGGCCGAGCCAGAAGCGCGGCGGGCCCATCTTGTCGAACCAGGCCGGCCAGTGGCACATGGCGTTCAGCTCGCGCAGTTCCAGGTTGCCGACGTAGGGCGGCAGATCGTCGGAAGGAGTCCTGCCCGGGTCGAGGCTCAGGTCGAGATACGCGCGCAGCGACATGTCGCGCATCGCGCGGTCCGGCGCGAAGGCGGTCGCCACGTAGTCGCCGACCCGCGCCCGCACCGGCACCTCGCCGAAGCGTTCGCGCAGTTCCTGCGGGGTCAGGTGGCAGAGGGGCCAGCGCCCGACCACGCCGGTAACCAGGAAGGGCAGGCCCTCGGCGGCGCGGGCGCGGAAGGCGGCGCTGTCGAGCCGGCCCAGGCGCGGCACCTCGGAGATGGCCGGCAGCGCACGCGCGGCCTGCCGGATCGCCTCGCGCATCGCCTGGATCGAGGAAACGCCGCGCACCTGCGCGGCCTTCTGTTCGCGCCCCGCCCCCGGCTGCAGGTCGAGCCGCGGCGGCAGGCGCTTCGGGGTACTGCCTCCCTGCATCAGGCCGCGCGCGCCACCGGCTGCTCGCCGGCCATGGCGATCTGGCGGTTCACCGCCGACAGCACGGCCTTGAAGGAGGCGGTCAGGATGTTGCTGTCGATCGCGGCGCCGAACAGGGTCGGGCCGTTACCGAGGCGCAGCTCGACGTAGCAGGCCGCCTTCGCATCGGCGCCCGAACCGATCGCATGCTCGTGGTAGTCCATCAGGCGGATGTCCAGGCCGAGCGCGCTGACGAAGGCGTCGATCGGACCGTTGCCCTGGCCGGCATGATGCTTCGTGACGCGCTCGTGCTCGACCGCGACGTCGATCTGCACGCGCTGTTCGCCTTCGCTGTCCTCGGCCATGCGGTGCGAGACATAGCGGTAGGCCGGGTTCTCCTGGTCGAAGTATTCGCGGGCGAACAGGGCGTGGATGCTCGATGCCGCGACCTCGGTGCCGGTGGCGTCGGCATGGCGCTGCACGACGCGCGAGAATTCGATCTGCAGGCGGCGCGGCAGCTCCAGGCCGTATTCCTGCTCGAGCAGGTAGGCCATGCCGCCCTTGCCCGACTGGCTGTTGACGCGGATGACGGCGTCGTAGCTGCGGCCCAGGTCGGCCGGGTCGATCGGCAGGTAGGGCACTTCCCAGATCGCGTCGGCCTTCTGCGCCGCGAAGCCTTTCTTGATCGCGTCCTGGTGCGAGCCGGAGAAGGCCGTGAACACCAGGTCGCCGACATACGGGTGGCGCGGGTGGACCGGGATCTGGTTGCACTCTTCGACCAGCTGGCGCACGCTGTCGATGTCCGAGAAGTCCAGGCCCGGGTGCACGCCCTGGGTGTAGAGGTTCAGCGCCAGGGTCACCAGGTCGACGTTGCCGGTGCGTTCGCCGTTGCCGAACAGGCAGCCTTCGACGCGGTCGGCGCCGGCCATCACGGCCAGCTCGGCGGCGGCGACGGCGGTGCCGCGGTCATTGTGCGGGTGGACGCTGATTACGAGGCTGTCGCGGCGCTCCAGGTGGCGCGACATCCATTCGATCTGGTCGGCATAGACGTTCGGGGTGCTGGCCTCGACGGTCGAGGGCAGGTTGACGATCAGCTTGTTTTCCGGGGTCGGCTGCCAGGTTTCGCTGACGGCGTCGACGATGCGCTTGGAAAATTCCAGCTCGGTGGTCGAGAACGACTCCGGCGAATACTCCAGGCTCCAGCGGGTCTCCGGATGCTGCGCCACCAGTTCCTTGATCAGGCGGGTGCCGTTCACGGCGATCTGCACGATCTCGTCCTGGCCCATGCCGAATACCACGCGGCGGAACACCGGCGCCACCGAGTTGTAGACGTGGACGATGGCGCGCTTGGCGCCGACGCAGGATTCCACCGTGCGGCGGATCAGTTCCTCGCGCGCCTGGGTCAGCACGATGATGCTGACGTCATCCGGAATGCGGTTTTCCTCGACCAGCATGCGCACGAAGTCGAAATCGGTCTGCGAGGCGGACGGGAAGCCGACTTCGATCTCCTTGATCCCGATCTGCACCAGCTTTTCGAAGAAACGCAGCTTCTTCTCCGGGCTCATCGGCTCGATCAGCGCCTGGTTGCCGTCGCGCAAGTCGGTGCTCATCCAGACCGGCGGCTGGGTGATGACGCGGCTCGGCCACTGGCGGTCGGCCAGCTGGACGGCGGGGAAGGGACGGTATTTGGCGGCGGGATTGGTCAACATGGCGGAGCTCCTAATGTGTGCTGTATCTGGTGCTGCTGGATCTGGGACGAAAACT
This window of the Massilia sp. WG5 genome carries:
- a CDS encoding YihY/virulence factor BrkB family protein; this translates as MKFTRGQRLRLLNRRANAYIVGHPLAFTLGVLKCFRANQGLLLAGAVAYYALLSIVPFLMLAVVVLSHFLDEAELLLTLRRYLELLVPGQSASIVAEVAHFLDARDVITWVLAATMLFFSSFAFTVLENAMSVIFVHRVAVRRRHFLVSALLPYCYILALGFGVMIVTLVAGSLQVIGTESVDLFGYKWSLHGVSGALLYLLGLAGEILVLTSIYMVMPVGRLSLSHALVGGVTATLLWEVARHVLVWYFSTLSKVNVVYGSMSTAIVVMFSLEIGAALLLFGAQVIAEYERVGQGGTSGEAKKMETRPEA
- a CDS encoding cupin-like domain-containing protein, giving the protein MQGGSTPKRLPPRLDLQPGAGREQKAAQVRGVSSIQAMREAIRQAARALPAISEVPRLGRLDSAAFRARAAEGLPFLVTGVVGRWPLCHLTPQELRERFGEVPVRARVGDYVATAFAPDRAMRDMSLRAYLDLSLDPGRTPSDDLPPYVGNLELRELNAMCHWPAWFDKMGPPRFWLGPARTVTPLHCDYDDNIFAQIWGSKRIFLAPPHHDEFLYTREANPVLFGSAFDPEAPDFEAFPLARQAAIVEVVVEPGDMLYVPAGWYHQVRALSFSLSSNRWARALPLALKGGV
- the leuA gene encoding 2-isopropylmalate synthase, giving the protein MLTNPAAKYRPFPAVQLADRQWPSRVITQPPVWMSTDLRDGNQALIEPMSPEKKLRFFEKLVQIGIKEIEVGFPSASQTDFDFVRMLVEENRIPDDVSIIVLTQAREELIRRTVESCVGAKRAIVHVYNSVAPVFRRVVFGMGQDEIVQIAVNGTRLIKELVAQHPETRWSLEYSPESFSTTELEFSKRIVDAVSETWQPTPENKLIVNLPSTVEASTPNVYADQIEWMSRHLERRDSLVISVHPHNDRGTAVAAAELAVMAGADRVEGCLFGNGERTGNVDLVTLALNLYTQGVHPGLDFSDIDSVRQLVEECNQIPVHPRHPYVGDLVFTAFSGSHQDAIKKGFAAQKADAIWEVPYLPIDPADLGRSYDAVIRVNSQSGKGGMAYLLEQEYGLELPRRLQIEFSRVVQRHADATGTEVAASSIHALFAREYFDQENPAYRYVSHRMAEDSEGEQRVQIDVAVEHERVTKHHAGQGNGPIDAFVSALGLDIRLMDYHEHAIGSGADAKAACYVELRLGNGPTLFGAAIDSNILTASFKAVLSAVNRQIAMAGEQPVARAA